One Lysinibacillus fusiformis genomic window carries:
- the hutU gene encoding urocanate hydratase, translating to MKAIATEKVIRYRGTEMNTKGWAQEAALRMLMNNLDPEVAEHPDKLVVYGGIGKAARNWESFDAIVKSLKELENDETLLVQSGKPVAIFKSHTDAPRVLIANSNIVPAYANWETFHELDKKGLMMYGQMTAGSWIYIGSQGIVQGTYETFVELGKKHFNSNLQGTITVTAGLGGMGGAQPLAVTMAGGVCIGIEVDETRIDRRIETRYTDVKTDSLDEAIRLAEEAKQGGKALSIGLLGNAADILPEMIARNFIPDVLTDQTSAHDPLNGYIPSKMSLEDAEVLRTNDPEEYVKLSKASMAKHVQAMLDMMDKGAITFDYGNNIRQVAKDEGVENAFDFPGFVPAYIRPQFCEGKGPFRWVALSGDPEDIYKLDEVILREFSYNEHLCNWIRMAQEKIEFQGLPARICWFGYGERARFGKIINDMVASGELSAPIVIGRDHLDSGSVASPNRETEAMKDGSDVVADWPILNAMINAVGGATWVSLHHGGGVGMGYSIHSGMVIVADGTKEAEARIERVLTTDPGMGIARHADAGYEIAEKAAREQGINIPMLGKGNDQ from the coding sequence ATGAAAGCGATTGCAACAGAAAAGGTAATTCGTTATAGAGGGACTGAAATGAATACAAAAGGGTGGGCACAAGAGGCAGCACTGCGTATGCTAATGAATAACTTAGATCCGGAAGTGGCAGAGCATCCGGATAAGCTTGTAGTCTATGGTGGTATCGGGAAAGCAGCTCGCAACTGGGAGAGCTTCGACGCGATTGTCAAATCTCTAAAAGAACTTGAAAATGATGAAACGCTACTTGTTCAATCGGGTAAACCGGTTGCAATTTTTAAATCACATACGGATGCACCACGTGTCCTCATTGCGAATTCAAATATTGTTCCGGCTTATGCAAATTGGGAAACGTTCCATGAACTCGATAAAAAAGGGTTAATGATGTACGGACAAATGACAGCGGGAAGCTGGATTTATATCGGTTCACAAGGAATTGTGCAAGGGACGTATGAAACATTTGTAGAGCTTGGGAAAAAGCATTTCAATAGTAATTTGCAAGGAACAATTACTGTAACAGCAGGACTTGGCGGCATGGGTGGCGCACAGCCACTTGCAGTCACAATGGCTGGCGGTGTTTGTATCGGGATTGAAGTGGATGAGACACGAATCGATCGTCGTATCGAAACACGTTATACAGACGTGAAAACAGATTCATTGGATGAAGCAATTCGCCTAGCTGAAGAAGCAAAACAAGGAGGCAAAGCATTATCAATCGGATTGTTAGGAAATGCTGCTGATATTTTACCAGAAATGATTGCGCGCAACTTCATTCCAGATGTACTGACAGACCAAACATCTGCTCATGATCCATTAAATGGCTATATTCCTTCTAAAATGTCACTAGAAGATGCTGAGGTACTTCGTACAAATGATCCAGAAGAATATGTGAAACTATCAAAAGCATCAATGGCTAAACATGTTCAGGCAATGCTTGACATGATGGATAAAGGCGCAATTACATTTGATTATGGGAACAACATTCGCCAAGTTGCGAAAGATGAAGGCGTTGAAAATGCATTCGATTTCCCAGGGTTCGTTCCTGCTTATATTCGTCCACAATTCTGCGAAGGAAAAGGTCCTTTCCGTTGGGTAGCGTTGTCGGGTGATCCAGAAGATATTTATAAATTAGATGAAGTGATTTTACGTGAATTCAGCTACAATGAACACCTTTGCAACTGGATTCGTATGGCACAGGAGAAAATTGAATTCCAAGGTCTTCCTGCCCGTATTTGTTGGTTTGGTTATGGAGAACGCGCACGCTTCGGGAAAATCATTAATGATATGGTGGCAAGCGGTGAGTTAAGCGCGCCAATCGTTATCGGGCGTGACCACCTAGACTCAGGTTCTGTTGCTTCACCGAACCGTGAAACAGAAGCGATGAAAGATGGATCAGATGTTGTGGCGGATTGGCCAATCTTGAATGCAATGATTAACGCTGTTGGCGGTGCGACATGGGTATCACTTCACCATGGTGGTGGCGTAGGCATGGGTTATTCGATTCATTCAGGTATGGTCATTGTGGCAGACGGCACGAAAGAAGCAGAAGCACGTATCGAACGTGTATTGACAACAGACCCGGGTATGGGGATTGCTCGTCACGCAGATGCGGGCTATGAAATCGCCGAAAAGGCAGCACGTGAACAAGGGATTAATATCCCAATGCTTGGCAAAGGAAATGATCAGTAA
- a CDS encoding S1C family serine protease — MSNFQDNDKNSDFLNNDEIQKSPLQERLERDEREMQSKRLKKKDGGGKGGYFFSGLIGVIIGALLVWLMLPGLVNQMPGTTTNGADKDETTINQVATEVTTDVTEAVEKASAAVVGITNIQEVTSNGFWSQPSTTTKEAGSGSGVVYKVEGDKAFIVTNNHVIEGAKQLEVTMPDGSKEEAQLVGRDVWTDLAIVSISSKNVKTVATFGNSDVLKQGETVIAIGNPLGLDFYGSVTTGVVSGKDRSVPVDLNGDGTEDWQQEVLQTDAAINPGNSGGALVNLAGELVGINSMKIAESSVEGLGFSIPINSAIPIIEELEQNGEMKRPTMGISLVDLTDVPAFYQQQTLKLPEEVTTGVVITEVMANSPAAKAGAKQYDVIVEMDGEKIETAIDLRKHLYNEKKTGDELTMKVYRQGKLVELSLTLTNSDTL, encoded by the coding sequence ATGAGTAATTTTCAAGATAACGATAAAAACAGTGATTTTCTAAATAATGATGAAATACAGAAATCACCTCTACAGGAGCGACTCGAACGTGACGAGAGGGAAATGCAGTCAAAGCGTTTAAAAAAGAAAGATGGCGGAGGAAAAGGCGGTTACTTCTTTAGCGGTCTTATCGGTGTTATTATTGGCGCTTTACTCGTTTGGCTAATGCTACCTGGGCTTGTCAATCAAATGCCAGGGACCACAACAAACGGAGCAGACAAAGATGAGACAACCATTAATCAGGTAGCAACAGAAGTAACAACGGATGTCACAGAAGCGGTTGAAAAAGCCTCAGCGGCTGTAGTGGGAATCACCAATATTCAAGAAGTGACAAGCAATGGCTTTTGGAGTCAACCTTCAACAACTACAAAAGAGGCAGGAAGCGGTTCAGGTGTCGTTTATAAAGTAGAGGGCGACAAAGCCTTTATCGTGACAAATAATCACGTTATTGAAGGTGCCAAGCAGTTAGAAGTAACAATGCCAGATGGCTCGAAAGAAGAAGCTCAATTAGTAGGGCGTGATGTTTGGACAGACCTAGCAATTGTTTCGATTAGCTCTAAAAATGTTAAAACAGTTGCAACGTTCGGTAACTCAGATGTATTAAAACAAGGGGAAACTGTAATTGCTATTGGGAATCCACTTGGTTTAGACTTTTATGGCTCTGTTACGACTGGTGTTGTTTCAGGTAAAGATCGTTCCGTTCCAGTCGACTTAAATGGGGATGGTACGGAAGATTGGCAACAAGAAGTTTTACAAACAGACGCAGCTATCAACCCAGGTAATAGTGGTGGAGCACTTGTAAACTTAGCAGGAGAATTGGTCGGCATTAACTCCATGAAAATTGCAGAATCCTCTGTCGAAGGACTAGGTTTCTCCATCCCAATTAACTCAGCGATCCCAATTATTGAGGAGTTAGAACAAAACGGTGAAATGAAACGTCCAACAATGGGTATCTCACTAGTTGATTTAACAGATGTACCGGCATTCTATCAACAACAAACATTGAAATTACCAGAAGAAGTAACAACAGGTGTTGTAATTACAGAAGTTATGGCTAACTCACCAGCTGCAAAAGCGGGAGCAAAACAATATGATGTCATTGTGGAAATGGATGGCGAAAAAATTGAAACAGCAATAGATTTACGCAAACATTTGTATAATGAGAAAAAGACTGGTGATGAATTAACAATGAAAGTATATCGCCAGGGAAAATTAGTAGAGCTATCATTAACGCTAACGAATAGCGATACACTGTAA
- the hutI gene encoding imidazolonepropionase yields the protein MTKPLWIKHAAQLATLASDTQGPRSQQAMSDLGIVEDGSLWIEDGIIQAVGTTTALEKKYAERAHEAEIVDATGRLVTPGLVDPHTHVVYGGSREREFEMRLEGTSYMDIMTAGGGIHATMHMTREASEEELIQQATRRLDLFLVHGVTTVEGKSGYGMNLETELKQLRVMKKLQEVHAIDLVPTFMGAHAVPAEYKGQEDAFVDVLINDMLPAIAEEKLAVFNDVFCEKGVFTPEQSERVLEAGKRYGLIPKIHADEIESYGGAELAAKVGAVSAEHLLKASDEGIQAMAKSGTIACLLPATALYLREEAAAGRKMIDAGVAVAISTDCNPGSSPTTSMPLVMNLACISMRLTPAEALTAATYNAACAIKCEDKVGSLEQGKQGDVVLWDAKSYQEIQYFFGVNHVKSVWKKGEQVV from the coding sequence ATGACAAAGCCACTTTGGATTAAACATGCAGCACAGCTGGCAACATTAGCTTCCGATACACAAGGACCTCGCTCTCAACAAGCGATGTCCGATCTCGGAATTGTAGAAGACGGGAGTCTATGGATTGAGGACGGCATCATTCAAGCTGTAGGAACCACGACTGCACTTGAAAAAAAATACGCTGAACGTGCACATGAGGCGGAAATCGTTGATGCAACTGGGCGATTGGTGACTCCTGGGTTAGTGGACCCACATACGCATGTGGTTTACGGTGGAAGTAGAGAGCGTGAATTTGAAATGCGCTTAGAAGGTACATCGTATATGGACATTATGACTGCAGGTGGAGGCATCCATGCAACAATGCATATGACGCGTGAAGCATCGGAAGAGGAGCTTATCCAGCAAGCAACACGTCGCCTAGATTTGTTTCTTGTCCACGGTGTAACGACGGTAGAAGGCAAAAGTGGCTACGGCATGAATTTGGAAACAGAATTGAAACAATTGCGTGTGATGAAAAAACTGCAAGAAGTGCACGCCATTGATCTAGTCCCAACATTTATGGGAGCACATGCTGTTCCAGCTGAATACAAAGGGCAGGAAGATGCATTTGTTGATGTGTTAATCAATGATATGCTACCTGCCATTGCAGAAGAAAAACTTGCGGTATTTAATGATGTATTTTGTGAAAAAGGCGTCTTTACACCTGAGCAATCTGAACGTGTGTTGGAAGCTGGCAAGCGGTATGGTCTCATTCCTAAAATTCATGCAGACGAAATTGAGTCTTACGGTGGTGCAGAGCTTGCGGCAAAAGTAGGCGCAGTTTCAGCAGAGCATTTATTAAAAGCATCGGATGAAGGGATTCAAGCAATGGCCAAATCAGGCACAATCGCTTGTCTCCTTCCAGCAACTGCGCTGTACTTGCGTGAAGAAGCTGCAGCAGGACGTAAAATGATTGACGCAGGTGTTGCGGTTGCGATTTCAACGGACTGTAACCCTGGTTCATCGCCAACGACATCCATGCCACTCGTGATGAATTTAGCGTGTATTTCTATGCGTCTGACGCCGGCAGAAGCGTTGACAGCTGCAACGTATAATGCAGCTTGTGCCATTAAATGCGAAGATAAAGTTGGTTCTCTTGAACAAGGAAAACAAGGGGATGTCGTGTTGTGGGACGCGAAGAGCTACCAAGAAATTCAGTACTTCTTCGGTGTCAATCACGTGAAATCAGTTTGGAAAAAAGGGGAACAGGTTGTTTAA
- a CDS encoding CxxH/CxxC protein: MEKYSCEKHIDQALDMFVAEEKVFPIMDKIEEDKKLSTKCNYCEEPAEYIVSRK, encoded by the coding sequence ATGGAAAAATACAGCTGTGAAAAGCATATAGATCAAGCTTTAGACATGTTCGTGGCAGAGGAAAAAGTATTCCCAATTATGGATAAAATCGAAGAGGATAAAAAGTTATCCACAAAATGCAACTACTGTGAAGAGCCAGCAGAATATATTGTATCAAGGAAATAA
- a CDS encoding MBL fold metallo-hydrolase — protein MRFSVLASGSTGNSIYVENEDYAFIVDAGFSGKKMEQLFAKIDRNMKKLNGIFVTHEHSDHIKGIGVLARKYDVPIYANAKTWQAMDGLVGDIPVEQRFEFEMDTVKHFGSLAVESFAVSHDAAEPMFYTFHEDGRKLVIITDTGYVSDRMKGIIRGADSFVFESNHDVNMLQMGRYPWSVKRRILSDVGHVSNEDAAIAMSEVVFEKQTNIYLSHLSKDNNMKELARMSVSQTLQSCGIIAGEYVHLFDTEADEPTRLVTV, from the coding sequence ATGCGATTTAGTGTTTTAGCAAGTGGTAGTACAGGCAATTCGATTTATGTGGAGAACGAAGATTACGCATTCATCGTCGATGCTGGCTTTAGTGGTAAAAAAATGGAGCAGCTCTTTGCAAAAATCGACCGTAATATGAAAAAGCTAAATGGTATTTTTGTAACACATGAGCACAGTGATCATATTAAAGGAATTGGTGTGTTAGCACGAAAATATGATGTCCCAATTTATGCAAACGCCAAAACATGGCAGGCAATGGATGGGCTCGTGGGTGATATCCCAGTAGAGCAACGATTCGAGTTCGAAATGGATACTGTGAAACATTTTGGCTCATTGGCAGTTGAATCTTTTGCAGTATCACATGATGCCGCAGAGCCAATGTTTTATACATTCCATGAGGATGGGCGCAAGCTCGTTATCATTACCGATACAGGCTATGTGAGTGATCGTATGAAAGGGATAATCCGTGGTGCAGATTCCTTTGTATTTGAAAGTAATCATGATGTGAATATGCTGCAAATGGGACGTTATCCGTGGTCGGTAAAACGCCGTATTTTAAGTGATGTAGGACATGTGTCAAATGAGGATGCAGCCATTGCCATGAGTGAGGTTGTTTTTGAAAAGCAGACCAATATTTATTTATCACATTTAAGTAAGGACAATAACATGAAAGAGTTGGCGCGCATGAGTGTGTCGCAAACCTTACAATCATGCGGTATTATTGCAGGCGAATATGTTCATTTATTTGATACAGAGGCAGACGAGCCGACAAGGTTAGTAACAGTTTAA
- the hutH gene encoding histidine ammonia-lyase, which produces MIELTGSTLTLEQINKVCYEGATVRIAASSMEKVIASRAAVEKIVADKKTIYGINTGFGKFSDVMIEEDDVARLQLNLIRSHACGIGENFPEVVSRTMMLLRLNALIKGFSGVRPVLVETLVELLNKKIHAVVPQQGSLGASGDLAPLSHLALVLIGEGDVFDNGVVVPSKTVLDREGIEPIVLQAKEGLALINGTQAMTAMGVINYLEAEKLAYQSEWISAMTIEGLQGIIDAFHPAIHEARGYPQQMDVAKRMRDILQDSKLTTHQGEIRVQDAYSLRCIPQVHGASWQALDYVKEKLEIEANAATDNPLIFDNGETIISGGNFHGQPIAFAMDFMKIAVAELANISERRIERLVNPQLNDLPPFLSPEPGLQSGAMIMQYAAASLVSENKTLAHPASVDSIPSSANQEDHVSMGTIGSRHASMIIQNTRNVLAIECICSLQAAEYRGIDKMAPHTREKLQALREVVPSITLDRIFSTDIKQVAEWLKANN; this is translated from the coding sequence ATGATTGAACTAACAGGAAGCACGTTAACACTAGAGCAAATTAACAAGGTTTGTTACGAAGGGGCAACGGTTCGAATTGCCGCGAGTAGTATGGAAAAAGTAATTGCGAGCCGCGCAGCTGTTGAAAAAATTGTTGCAGACAAAAAGACGATTTATGGCATTAACACAGGCTTTGGGAAATTTAGCGATGTAATGATTGAAGAAGATGACGTTGCACGTTTACAACTCAATCTCATTCGTTCACACGCATGTGGTATTGGCGAAAACTTCCCAGAGGTCGTTTCAAGAACCATGATGCTCTTACGATTGAATGCTTTAATCAAAGGGTTCTCTGGCGTACGTCCTGTTTTAGTCGAAACACTCGTTGAACTATTGAACAAAAAAATTCACGCTGTCGTTCCACAACAAGGCTCACTCGGCGCTTCCGGCGACTTAGCACCTCTATCCCACCTCGCACTGGTCTTGATTGGTGAAGGTGATGTATTTGATAATGGTGTGGTTGTTCCAAGTAAAACTGTGTTAGATCGTGAAGGAATCGAACCGATTGTGCTTCAAGCGAAAGAAGGTCTCGCACTTATCAACGGGACACAGGCTATGACAGCCATGGGCGTTATCAACTACTTAGAAGCGGAAAAACTTGCCTACCAAAGTGAATGGATTTCCGCTATGACAATTGAAGGCCTTCAAGGCATTATCGATGCATTCCATCCGGCGATTCACGAAGCGCGTGGTTATCCACAGCAAATGGATGTTGCGAAAAGAATGAGAGACATCCTTCAAGATAGTAAACTGACGACACATCAAGGGGAAATCCGCGTACAGGATGCCTATTCCCTACGCTGTATTCCACAAGTGCATGGCGCTTCTTGGCAAGCACTTGATTATGTAAAAGAGAAGCTAGAAATCGAAGCAAATGCTGCAACAGATAATCCATTAATCTTTGATAACGGAGAGACCATCATTTCTGGTGGGAATTTCCATGGTCAGCCTATTGCTTTTGCAATGGACTTCATGAAAATTGCGGTTGCGGAGCTGGCTAATATTTCTGAACGTAGAATTGAACGACTTGTCAATCCACAACTGAATGATTTACCACCATTTTTAAGTCCGGAGCCTGGTCTTCAGTCAGGTGCAATGATTATGCAATATGCGGCGGCATCACTCGTTTCAGAAAACAAAACACTTGCTCACCCCGCAAGTGTCGATTCGATTCCGTCATCTGCCAATCAAGAGGACCATGTAAGCATGGGAACAATCGGCTCCCGTCATGCATCCATGATTATTCAAAACACTCGAAACGTACTTGCTATCGAATGTATCTGTAGCTTGCAAGCAGCTGAATACCGCGGAATAGATAAAATGGCTCCTCATACACGCGAAAAGCTACAAGCATTGCGTGAAGTTGTGCCATCCATTACACTGGACCGTATCTTCTCTACAGATATAAAACAAGTGGCTGAATGGTTAAAAGCAAACAACTGA
- a CDS encoding response regulator transcription factor, which yields MQIHLVAKDTLEAEGIRWIVETHLKGATMTTFTSLEAYVQQFAHESPDLLLLDMDAWVYENEGIGELLQKMRIRWLGISSERIFQTAYRGLRFHAEDVLFRPFSPTNLIKQIQQVRYQVRNEQREQPNWRGGEAEGFSLDYPDLFFLDRMPVRAITMSAFLTRQTDTLPFVYDALQEFPFTKVHKLFALSEFVLCVHDTQDEAFFHEEYRTFLMQWKEKVAKPLAIVSNASALQLSTKELYQQTKNLTEEIFFEGYDIILSNDQQVHWMPMDPFLTPLEQREWIEMLEKRDAKGIRAWVENEFLTYKRPYPDPEIVRVRLTSVLAQIRRYMKSYHIQTDEWEASYYAVFQQIFQSPIIYEIVQELLAFTTRLIAVESTNLHLRNGEQTLAERTKALIESNYWDTQWGLAECADSLRINKSTLSRRFSVESDQSFRVILHQVRIREAKRLLQETDISMEEIAQLVGYAHQSYFTAKFKQFEKCTPYTYRTGLNKERPLS from the coding sequence TTGCAAATTCATTTGGTTGCAAAGGATACATTAGAAGCGGAAGGAATTCGCTGGATTGTTGAAACACATTTGAAGGGTGCGACGATGACGACATTTACTTCATTAGAAGCGTATGTCCAGCAGTTTGCCCATGAATCCCCAGATTTATTGCTACTGGATATGGATGCCTGGGTGTATGAAAATGAAGGCATTGGTGAATTACTGCAAAAAATGCGTATTCGTTGGTTGGGCATATCCTCTGAACGAATATTCCAAACTGCCTATCGTGGTCTTCGATTTCATGCAGAGGATGTCTTATTCCGCCCATTTTCTCCAACGAATCTGATCAAGCAAATTCAACAGGTTCGCTATCAGGTGAGAAATGAGCAACGTGAGCAACCAAACTGGCGGGGCGGTGAAGCAGAGGGTTTTTCACTGGATTATCCAGATCTATTCTTCTTAGATCGCATGCCAGTGAGGGCAATTACGATGTCTGCATTTTTGACAAGGCAGACGGATACACTGCCGTTTGTATATGATGCGTTGCAAGAATTTCCATTTACAAAAGTACATAAACTTTTTGCGCTTTCGGAGTTTGTCCTTTGCGTTCATGACACGCAGGACGAAGCCTTTTTCCACGAAGAGTACCGTACATTTCTTATGCAATGGAAGGAGAAAGTGGCCAAACCGCTTGCCATTGTGAGCAATGCGTCTGCTTTACAACTGTCGACGAAAGAACTGTATCAGCAAACGAAAAACTTAACGGAAGAAATTTTTTTCGAAGGCTATGATATTATTCTTTCGAATGATCAGCAAGTACATTGGATGCCAATGGATCCATTTCTTACACCATTAGAACAGCGTGAATGGATTGAAATGTTGGAGAAAAGGGACGCAAAAGGGATTCGCGCTTGGGTTGAGAACGAATTTCTAACTTACAAAAGACCGTATCCGGACCCCGAAATTGTCCGTGTGCGCTTAACGAGTGTACTTGCCCAAATTCGCAGATACATGAAGTCATATCACATTCAGACAGATGAATGGGAAGCGTCTTACTACGCTGTGTTTCAACAAATTTTTCAAAGTCCAATTATTTATGAAATTGTGCAGGAACTGTTGGCCTTTACAACACGGCTTATAGCGGTCGAATCCACTAATCTACATTTACGAAATGGGGAGCAAACACTTGCGGAAAGGACGAAGGCGTTAATTGAATCAAATTATTGGGATACTCAATGGGGATTAGCCGAATGCGCTGATTCCCTGCGCATTAACAAGAGCACATTGAGTCGTCGATTTTCGGTTGAATCAGATCAGTCCTTCCGTGTCATCTTACACCAAGTACGCATACGGGAAGCGAAGCGCTTGCTGCAAGAAACCGATATATCGATGGAGGAAATTGCGCAGTTGGTCGGCTATGCACATCAAAGTTATTTCACAGCGAAATTTAAGCAGTTTGAAAAATGTACCCCTTATACTTATCGTACAGGCTTGAATAAAGAGCGCCCTCTTTCATAA
- the hutP gene encoding hut operon transcriptional regulator HutP, whose translation MSQEILIGKLAVLLATLDDKEVLHFQSQLKDVEFCTGKVGAMNMEKVIAAVETAAKRENIIAEHLYRENHALYHTILEALEGITRGQFAIGDMKRTVGLRFAIIKGKPYTNKNEGEWIAVAFYGTIGAPVKGLEHEVVGLGINHV comes from the coding sequence ATGAGTCAGGAAATACTTATTGGTAAATTAGCAGTCTTATTGGCGACGTTGGACGATAAGGAAGTACTACATTTCCAATCGCAGTTAAAGGATGTTGAATTTTGCACAGGCAAAGTCGGCGCAATGAATATGGAGAAAGTAATTGCTGCGGTTGAAACAGCAGCAAAACGCGAGAATATCATTGCTGAACATCTCTACCGTGAAAATCATGCCTTGTACCACACAATCTTGGAAGCTCTCGAAGGAATAACAAGAGGCCAATTTGCAATCGGCGATATGAAGCGTACTGTTGGTCTTCGTTTTGCCATCATAAAAGGGAAACCCTATACGAACAAAAATGAGGGCGAGTGGATAGCCGTTGCCTTCTACGGTACAATTGGGGCTCCCGTAAAGGGATTGGAACACGAGGTTGTTGGATTAGGTATTAACCACGTCTAG
- a CDS encoding Na+/H+ antiporter family protein, with product MLGNAVLISVIVMVVLSLVRVNVLFAILLAALTAGLVSGMGLVETINVLVSGMTGQANTALSYILLGAFAVMIGMSGITGMLVNRMLAVFNGKRKWLVLAIAGIAMLSQNAIPVHIAFIPILIPPLLGLFDKMKLDRRAVATALTFGLKTPYMTIPLGFGLIFQGIIKAEMEKNGMPIELKDVTLSMLLPGAGMVIGLFVAVFITYRKDRVAKEADKLDMPDIDIADSLSPNSSDTKWRIQHTMTVLAIVAALGTQLWTESLVLGALAGIIILFGTRVVKMFEGDRVVNEGIGMMGMIAFVMLIASGYATVLKETGSINELVEATTGIVGTSPLVLAIVMLSVGLVITMGIGSSFGTVPILAALYVPICMAAGLSPLATAALIGTAGALGDAGSPASDSTLGPTAGLNADGKHHHIWDTCVPTFLHYNIPLFIFGVIAALVL from the coding sequence ATGTTAGGAAATGCAGTATTAATCAGTGTAATTGTTATGGTTGTACTCAGTTTAGTACGTGTTAATGTGTTGTTTGCAATATTACTCGCTGCTCTTACGGCTGGACTCGTTTCAGGGATGGGTCTTGTCGAAACCATTAATGTCCTTGTTTCAGGAATGACTGGGCAAGCAAATACCGCACTAAGTTATATTTTACTCGGGGCATTCGCTGTGATGATTGGGATGTCAGGGATTACAGGAATGTTGGTCAATCGCATGTTGGCTGTTTTTAACGGCAAACGGAAGTGGCTCGTATTGGCCATTGCAGGTATCGCGATGTTATCGCAAAATGCGATTCCTGTTCACATAGCCTTTATCCCTATCCTAATTCCACCGTTACTGGGTCTTTTTGATAAAATGAAACTGGACCGTCGTGCAGTTGCTACAGCCTTAACATTTGGTTTGAAAACACCGTATATGACGATTCCACTCGGTTTCGGTCTGATTTTCCAAGGGATTATCAAAGCTGAAATGGAGAAGAATGGCATGCCGATTGAATTGAAGGACGTGACATTATCTATGCTTCTTCCTGGAGCTGGTATGGTCATCGGTCTGTTCGTCGCTGTCTTTATTACTTACCGGAAAGATCGAGTTGCTAAAGAAGCAGATAAACTTGATATGCCTGATATTGATATTGCCGATAGCCTTTCGCCAAACAGCTCGGATACAAAATGGCGTATCCAGCACACGATGACAGTGCTTGCCATCGTTGCGGCACTAGGTACGCAACTTTGGACTGAGAGTCTTGTACTCGGGGCACTAGCTGGGATTATTATCTTATTTGGGACGAGAGTTGTTAAAATGTTCGAAGGTGACCGGGTTGTCAATGAAGGAATTGGCATGATGGGTATGATCGCATTTGTTATGCTGATTGCTTCCGGTTATGCCACTGTATTGAAAGAAACAGGTTCAATTAATGAGCTAGTTGAAGCGACAACAGGGATTGTTGGTACTTCTCCGTTGGTATTAGCCATTGTCATGCTATCTGTTGGGCTCGTTATTACAATGGGGATTGGCTCATCCTTTGGAACAGTTCCGATTCTTGCAGCCCTTTATGTACCAATTTGTATGGCTGCAGGATTATCACCGTTAGCAACAGCCGCTTTAATTGGCACAGCTGGCGCACTAGGAGACGCTGGTTCTCCTGCTTCTGACAGTACGCTCGGACCTACCGCTGGACTTAACGCGGATGGCAAGCATCATCATATTTGGGATACATGTGTCCCAACTTTCCTGCATTATAATATTCCGTTATTTATTTTCGGAGTTATTGCAGCGTTAGTTTTGTAA
- the rlmH gene encoding 23S rRNA (pseudouridine(1915)-N(3))-methyltransferase RlmH, translating to MNITIVSVGKLKEKYLKMGIDEYIKRLGSYAKMDLIEVPDEKAPEQLSDAEMEIVKKKEGERILSKIAPDTYVIALAINGKMKTSEEMASDIESLMTYGKSKIAFVIGGSLGLHDDVLKRADEKQSFGKMTLPHQLMKLVLIEQIYRSFRIMKGEPYHK from the coding sequence GTGAATATAACGATTGTATCAGTTGGGAAACTAAAAGAAAAGTACTTAAAAATGGGAATCGATGAGTACATAAAACGTTTAGGTAGCTACGCAAAAATGGATTTAATTGAAGTACCAGATGAAAAAGCACCCGAGCAGCTAAGCGATGCCGAGATGGAAATCGTCAAGAAAAAAGAGGGAGAGCGTATCCTTTCTAAAATCGCGCCAGACACATACGTTATTGCCCTTGCCATCAATGGCAAGATGAAAACCTCTGAAGAAATGGCATCAGATATTGAATCATTAATGACGTATGGTAAAAGTAAAATTGCCTTTGTGATCGGAGGCTCCCTCGGTTTACATGACGATGTGTTGAAGCGTGCCGATGAAAAGCAATCATTCGGTAAAATGACATTACCACATCAGTTGATGAAGCTTGTGTTAATCGAGCAGATTTATAGAAGCTTTAGAATTATGAAGGGTGAACCGTATCATAAGTAA